caaaagtttataaaaaataatttctcattATAAGTGattataatacttaataatGGAATGATGTTTTGTAATCAGTTTAAGTAGGCCTGTGAACGTATTCATGCATCTCACTACcgtgttttatttcaatactaaaTATTGGTTCCTTTCTGTGTTTGGTCCGTAAGAGAGTGAGTATATAAGCACATATTGTTACCGGTGCTCCGCCTCTGCGTGGCGACTAGACCGCCGACTAGCCACTTGTGCGAACGAAACGCTATACCAATGCCTAGCACCAAAATTTAGAATTGAACACTAGATCACTAATTTCACATTAATCGAACGATCCCTGCGATGGAGCACCGCGGGATCGCGTCGCCGAAACGATAACGAAACTACGGTTTTATATTACAGGGGGAAACGAAACGCTACCATCGAGTCGGGTCTAGTCGCACGTAGTCGGCGGGAGCCGTCGAAAATGATACACAATGCCCCAAGCCATGTGACACACGATATCTGCACATCGGCGGTATATCCAGTAAGCTTactttccataaaaatatataggtaattaTAGTACGCATAGCTGCGGCGTGAGCGGCCCGCGACCCCCGCGCCCCGCACGTGACGTCATGATATGGTCGCACGGAACAGCTGGCGCAGGGCCCGGCGGGGGGAGGGGGGCGGGGGGCGGCGCGAGGCGCGTCGGCTTAGTACAGGCCGCAGCCGCGCAGGTTGTTGGCGATGATGACGTCGGTCACGGCGTCGAACACGAACTGGATGTTGTTGGTGTCGGTGGCGCACGTCATGTGGCAGTAGATCTCCTTGGTGGTGGACTTGTTCTTGGCCTCGAACTGCGCCTGGATGTACGCCGCCGCCTCGCCGTACTCTTGTGCGCCTGCAACCACACCACCGCGCTCGTTAGCCttccaaattatttattacacaaattttCGTGCAAACTATTTTCAGCCTGAACACCTAAACCATACTATACGTATAAGAGACACCGCTGAGTTAAATAGCATAATGTAGAACCTTACCCGTATATTCCGGAAAGCATATAGTGAGCGGCGACTTGCGTATCTTTTCCTCGAACAGATCCTTCTTGTTGAGGAACAGGATGATGCTGGTGTCCGTGAACCATTTGTTGTTGCAGATCGAGTCGAACAACTTTAGACTCTCCTGCATACGGTTCTGgaatatacaaaaaatcatattacagttataagttattatacttttaactaATTCCATTGGTAAATTAGATGCTCCATAGAGGCTTAAAACGGAATTTATAGCAAGGCAAATCACATGCATCAACAAAACAGCAGGCGTACTTtatcaattttcaattttaatacagACTTGATTTGTTAATACGCTTGACAATGACAAAAATTAGTCGTCGTTAACGTTTGGCAATGACAAAAAAGTTTGCTCTCACTCAATTCTTATAATCGTAGGAGTAGGATATGATATCATTGACGTTTTAACAATGTGTTACTTACCGTTGTTTCATCCTCATGCAACACTTGATCGTACTCAGACATGGCTACGCAGAATATAATCGCTGTCACATCCTCGAAGCAATGGATCCATTTCTTTCTCTCAGACCGCTGACCGCCCACGTCGAACAATCTGGAATATCACAGGATCATCATATAGAACGATACTAAAGCAATGATAGTGTTAACATGGTATTTTGGAAGCAAGACTTCAACTTGCTATAGGATCGCTCCAGCATCTTTCATCTAGAATATGACCAATGGTTCATATTGCTTGCTAACCTTCAGATGTTGACTGAACCATTTTAGAAATATGCGCAAATATTCTATGGGGCTAGGTAGAGTCTAAAGAATGCAGTTCAATCAAGTGGAAAGTCATGCTTAAACTAATAACCAAGTGATGTGAATTTCAAGGTGATAAATCCAGTAATGAGCCAATAAGTCTGatcactttttttttacttgttactttcccactgcttggcaaaggtctcctcccgaacgaggaaggggttaggccttgataTGAGCCCATAATATAGTAGAGTCTTATATGAAGCGAATCATAGCAATCATATCcaatttaaaacgtatttataaatgaaattcagtgtactgtaacaaataaattaagcaaagaggtaatatttaacaaaaactaatgaaatattgttaatgaGAGCGCTGAATTCTCCTCGAGAATGTAATGACTGACTGAATTAACAGTTTTACATTGTACAAGCAACATTAAGCATGTATGCATCATAAtttatctaaactaatattataaaaattatgattagtatgtaagtatgtttgtaacgaATAGGCAAAAAACGTTCTAgaccgatttcaaaaattctctcactatttgaaatatacattattactgattaataaagattattttggATTGCAAGAAAAACCAATGTCCACCCTTGCGAAGCCTTGACGGGCCGCTAATCCTGAAATAAGACTAGCACTAACTAATTGAGGCAATCATAAGCTACTAAGTTTTagctttattcaataattacaattaaagtttgttaaaacatttatcaaacaTTCTTCAATTATGAACTACTAAAATAGTCATGGgaactacaaatatttaaacacacttttctgtgtatttattattcataaacttATAAGTGTCCCTTATAATTACTAGGTTATTGCCTTCAGACTACAACAATCaataatgatttataatttgggtacaatttgaataattaaggTATTATTTGTAGCACTATATGTGGAGGTGGGTTTACCATGGCTTTTGAAACTATTATTAGACATTTAAGTATTTAGGACATTACACCTGTTCGCGTTGTTTCCAGTAACATAATGTCCcttggtttattttaatttgtaattaatttactgCATGTATATATTTACTCCTCTAGATATTATAAGATATCAATGATATGAATAAAGAAGCAATGTATCAAAAATGTAcaattaatacttttaatatttttttttatttaacggGTTTAATCGCTTAGCGATTACATCGACCAATTAAGTttaacaaatactttatttatacagtaacatttaagaaaattaatctACATCAAATAACCTTTATAAAGGGCAGTCATAATAAGGGCTTATAATTATTCGACTTGACTTACTTGAAGTTAAGGTTTTTGAAGGAAAAGTGCACTTCGACGATGCCAGTTGTTTTGACTCTAGTCCTTAAAATATCTTGTTCGGTGGGCTGGTAGTCTCTCGCACCTAACCGGTCCAGGTCGTCGAGGAAActgaaataatacaaacacaCACGTTACAATCATTCTACACTCATTATAAGCTGGCAACActtaataaagtaattgaaaaaaatgaATTCATATACAATTAAACTGCTGAACGAAACAAGTAATTGGTAATAAATTAACATCTCTATAACAAGTCAGAGAATCCAGCtcattacataatatactgCATTCTACGCAACTATATTACAGCAAAAAAAAGTCTTGTTTAAAGCAACTAGAGTAAAACAACAGTTTTAATTGGAATTACACTCATTAGGGAAAAAAGTGTAAGTCCGTTTAGTGGTGTACAAACATAGTCAATGATGCTTTTCAGTTTCGTGTTAATCGCACGTATCAACAGTCAATGTAATCAATTATTACTGTAACTCATCCTCCAATGAATCCATTCAAGTGAATCAGCTCGGTTTATTGCCAaactattttcaattttatcatTTCAAAGGTAAACATATTTGCAACTGATACATGTTTTAGAAATTCTGAAATCATTTCAACGATGAATATCAACAGTATTTTAACCAGAATGTTATAATGAAATgttctttaacaaaaatatatttaaatagctaAATCAAAATTGGTAGTGAGTGTATACGTGGGTCGCATCATGCATTCCACGCTAACGTCCACCGAGCACCACTGTTTAGtgttgacaataaaatatttgtgtacacATTTGGCAAGTACTAAAACCAGTATTGTTTTGTATTGCATTCATTGTGAACAGTCAAGGTGATGCTTTGATGTTTTTCATGTGTGGGAATCGAAGAAACGAGCCTCGACTACGCGATGTGTATCTGCAAGAATATCTGATATCGTAGCAGACTAATTTTTGACAGCTGAGATAAAACGTAAACGTATATGACATTGCATCAAGATATAAAGTTGCAGAGGAGAGAAccatacttaaatataaagaaCTCATTTTCAGTTAGAGATTATATATAACTTGTTAAGCAAAACATTGCATTAGGAAATTATAAAAGGATGATCACAAGACACGGAAACGAAATTAACATAATAGGAAAGCCTGCAAAGTTCAATAAACAGTTCCAAGTTGGTGCGATTATTCTGCAAGCTATACGTATAAACAGACATCCGGCCAGCCACTAGTTGCAATAACTAAACGGCGCCGGGCGACGCCGTCGCATACATATTAACGAGCCCTCAGTCGTAGACAACACGCGATTCTTGAATATTACAAACGGATCATTAAGAACTTTCATACAACGCTGTACTGTCAACAAACAATGAACTGTGCTTGTGGAATATTATTACTGACAAATGACTTACCTTTCTAAAAGAgttaaaaacaacaatactaATAGCTCAAGAGATTGATTGACAATCATCATCTGGTCGTGGGATCGAAGCCAGATTACACTATTGGGTTTTAGCATCAAATGCGTTGCGTTCAGAGTTGATTTGTTAAATGCTCTGTATTCAGATACAAGAACCCACTATCGGGATTCAatgatatcaaaaaatatttgcgtattTCTGTAGAGTCGTATAATATTCTTTGACTCTTAGACCGCTAGGATGACCTGAGTTCTTTAGAAAATAagatagaagaaaataataattggcAATGCAATTAGCACAGAACGGCCACAACGACACAAGTAAGAAGTGTTGTCAATGTCAATCAAACGGATCACGAGATCGTCCTATCGCGATCATCGCATCGTTGTGTGAATCAGTTTGTAACATCACAGCTATTAGTTCCGAGAAACATGACTTTATAACCACTAGATGTAACCTtagaattaaataacaataccaACTAACATTACTAACTTACTTACTAACTAAGTTGGAAAGCAAAATCTGCATTgctacaaaacttaattatccAATAGTcgagttattttataatttatcatttgAAATAGGTCATAGTATCTTAATGGCGAGTGGACATGTATTAGTGGTGTAGTTAGTGGTTCGTGTGAAAGGCCAACTCTAGCGCGGCACACCGGTAACTCCATACCTGACTAAAAACTACGTCAGTTTAGCACGCAAGCTTTTTGTATAGTGAAAAAGTTTTAGTTACGTTCAGCCACTCGAGGTAATATACTGGTAGATATTATTCAGTCACCTCGTCGGCTAGTGGTAACTAGTGGTAGCTGGCACAGGTttgaattgttaaaaaatattggttttcacgattcaataaaacattgaaCTTTATTGATGGATTTACAATGCTCCTAAACATTCTCGTAATAGATTGCCTTTAGAAAATTGTCTGCGAATTTTCGTTCAGTAGTCTGACATTGACGTCACAAACAAGTAGCAAGGTTCAACACAAAGTATTCCGTAATGAATTTACCAAACACATTTTCTCACACCTCAAAAGTTTTGTCAATACATGTGAATGTATGTACGTAATAAGCCATGCAAAACTATGTCGAGAGAAGATCAAGTAGTGGAACGACATAGGACGTGCGATGAGGCGGCAAATATATGGGAGGGCAAGGCCACAAGACACAAGTCTAAATTAATGATAATAGAAACGAACGGACATCACAGCAATAGTCGTTTGTCACGGCTATGGGCAATCGAGCggaaaatattcatattttgagCAACATAAATCATAGCggagaatattaatattagccACATCTAACATGTTCTACGAAACGCTAGACATTTAGTAGACTGTTTCTGATTTATGCAAATGACATTAGGTCTATGAGATCGGTGTCAGTGTTCAGTAACAAGTGCAATTCAAGGCCAATCTGTATAGATCGTGGGATACGACACCGTTGGCTTACTGCCAGAAACCTAGAGCCGAACTTAGACATGACAAAGTTAGTGACGCGAATAAGCAAGGGTTGAT
The sequence above is drawn from the Anticarsia gemmatalis isolate Benzon Research Colony breed Stoneville strain chromosome 17, ilAntGemm2 primary, whole genome shotgun sequence genome and encodes:
- the Galphao gene encoding G protein alpha o subunit isoform X2; amino-acid sequence: MGCASSAEERAAIARSKQIEKNLKEDGIQAAKDIKLLLLGAGESGKSTIVKQMKIIHESGFTNEDFKQYRPVVYSNTIQSLVAILRAMPNLGITYGNRDRESDGKMVFDVIQRMEDTEPFSEELLAAMKRLWADSGVQECFGRSNEYQLNDSAKYFLDDLDRLGARDYQPTEQDILRTRVKTTGIVEVHFSFKNLNFKLFDVGGQRSERKKWIHCFEDVTAIIFCVAMSEYDQVLHEDETTNRMQESLKLFDSICNNKWFTDTSIILFLNKKDLFEEKIRKSPLTICFPEYTGAQEYGEAAAYIQAQFEAKNKSTTKEIYCHMTCATDTNNIQFVFDAVTDVIIANNLRGCGLY
- the Galphao gene encoding G protein alpha o subunit isoform X1, translated to MGCAQSAEERAAAARSRQIERNLKEDGIQASKDIKLLLLGAGESGKSTIVKQMKIIHESGFTNEDFKQYRPVVYSNTIQSLVAILRAMPNLGITYGNRDRESDGKMVFDVIQRMEDTEPFSEELLAAMKRLWADSGVQECFGRSNEYQLNDSAKYFLDDLDRLGARDYQPTEQDILRTRVKTTGIVEVHFSFKNLNFKLFDVGGQRSERKKWIHCFEDVTAIIFCVAMSEYDQVLHEDETTNRMQESLKLFDSICNNKWFTDTSIILFLNKKDLFEEKIRKSPLTICFPEYTGAQEYGEAAAYIQAQFEAKNKSTTKEIYCHMTCATDTNNIQFVFDAVTDVIIANNLRGCGLY